acgatggttatagtcccatgtgactatacctaccgattaccacgtcgattagtcgaagtgacgagtcaaaatttcggtcaaaatacgtgtttatgcgtattttgcgaAGAAGCTATTTTCGAGTATGAAAACACTTTGTTTGATATTAAaccagttttctaacttagttaaacatgttttaacatatTTAACTCGttacttttagtctagtgcttgtatagggttgtaagtcaagcggtcttgacaaccacttagactttcgaacccgacccgtttggtcgatcgttaggatccgaccaagcatattttgtgaccaatgttgtatagggaataaccttccgaggttataccttatggtcacttagtttaattagtttttatgataggtagtttatatgccttaggaaaatgaccaaaatgcccttttcatgcataatttgtatttaagcatatgtaacttaatttttgtcacttaaacagattatgcaacatatttaaacatgtttgggcatataatacttgtcataggactagttagatgtCTCGAACGCGCTATTGCACGaacaacgcgttaaagtagcataagctgccttaatgggtcgtaatgggtcgaaagcacttaggataagttccgatttagaatgtaggctttgttaaaccgtatcacatgagttccaatacacatttggtttacgagacctcattctacccgatcttccgatttaggtatCGATTTATTAACTAGCGATCCGATTACTAGGTACtacttgatttccttggtttgCCTGAGCTTTGTTAAGTTCTTTAGATCGAGGATACTTTCCAAATcaaagtgagtacatagttcccctattttactattttcaattgttttggggtgattcgtttgtgttaaacgatttcgatgctTTCAACGACGATTTCAAAAATGAatacaatggtttatattaaatacaacgatttcgataatgtgaacgaacttgttgggacgtaattacataacgaatgacattcattagctttggccgagccgaccagtagtatgttatggtaccataggatctgacaaatcccgttatcaaaCTATcgccatggttatgtgtggggatATGTGGGTAACGACaaaacctgatgattgttaacttaccctttggtggtttgttaatatgAGTTGAATGATGGACGAGTTACGAAGGTTTGAATATTCCAAGGCATCCTACCAATTTAGGAGAATTTGTTTTCTTTGTAAACTATAAATATGTGGATAACCAGATCGATAGATCGATAGGACACATCAATCACACACACTTCTCTCGAATTCTCATACTTTCTCTCGCAATCACACACTTCTAtcaagcattgtaacacttagcaaCGATCTGGGcattatcctgcactgtatcctgaattttgaagtaataagaagaacaaggcagctgcgattgtcagctcccgaggttttatgccggagatctagattgatcaagggctttcctcatacatctcgtgtcaacctttacattttctctcattgtttgattattggTATAACTTGatatcctgagctatatcctgaaaactgtttttgcaaacaactgAATCAACATATTTCTACAAACATtgctagcacactacctcacaaaactaatttgatcactaaattgcttaggtaatttttgaccaaaacaataattACTTGAGACTTATAACTTATCGAATCTGATTCAGTGTATTCATTGGCTTCTTTCTATATTGAATCTGCATTCTGCCCTCAACTGTTAGTCTATTATATATCGAATCTGCCTTCAACTGTTAGTTTTTATATATCATGTTAAttgttaagtgttaacaaaatGGGTAGTAAAGAGGAATTGATCCTGGTTGGACTTATGGGACGCTGGTAGAAGGAACCAAGAGCTCGGTAAGGTGCAATTTTTGTTCCAAGTGGCGGAATTACAAGGCACAAACATCACCTTGCTTGGGATTCATCGGATGTGGCGAGATGTCCCAAAGTTCTCAATGATGTGAAAAATCTATTCAAAGAACTTTTTGAGAAGAAGAAACGTGTAAAAGAGACGTCATATATTGTGAGTCATGTCAGCTCAGTAAACATACTCGACATCCTTATTCCCCAAAATTGTCAagccaaaccatttccatatttGAACTTGTGCATTCTAATGTATCGGGTCCATGTCCAGTTAAGACTGCATTGGGTTTTCAATATTTTGTTACTTTCATTAATGATTATTCTCATGCTACATGGGTTTACCTGTTGTAATCCCGTAATGAAATTCAAGTCGATCTTTCATGAATTCCATGCATATGTCAAGACCCAGTTCAAATCATCCATTGAAACCTTACGCACTGATAATGCTAATGAATATTTGTCCACTAATTTCTCTACATATCTCAAAACACAAGGTATAATTCACGAGACTTCTTATGCATATACATCCCAACAGAATAGTGTTGCTGAACGCAAGAACCGCCATATGTTGGATGTTACTTGCATACTCATGATTCATTCTCATGTTCCTCGTCAATTTTGGGGGTGATGCTATTCTTACTGCGGCTTATCTGATTAATCGTATGCCATCGCCCTTTCTTCATGGTTAAACCCCGTTCTCTGTTTTATTTCCTAGAAGAACTCCGTTTCCTCTTGAGCTCCGAATTTTTGGATGTGTAGCTTATGTTCATGATCATCATCCCGGAGTCCCTAAATTCGACCCTCAAGCCATTCATTGTGTATTTGTGGGTTACTCGCGTTTCTAGAAAGGTTATCGGTGTTATATTCCTTCTCTTCGCCGATACTTTCCAGTGTCGACGCATCTTTGATCAGTTGCGTcctttctttccagaatcttccaTTCCAGTTTCTTACCTGTTTCCTGATCCTGGTATACCTGAGTCTCACATAATCCCTACCTTTCCTGTGTCATCTATTCCCTCTGCCCCTCCAGTCTCAAACACCATAGTTCCAACTCCTACAGCTTCGGGCCTTCTAACAGATCCTCCACCATTACTCTTCACATATTCTCAGCGAGGTAAGGATCAGACCTCAGCGACCCTTGATCCCCAGCCTACTCATGCCTTGGATACATCCTTGGTTCCTGCCATGACTGAACTTGATGCACCCTTACCAGTTACTACCCATACTACCTAGGATACCCATGCTTATGACCCTCCGGGTGCATAATATCCCGATATCCCTATTGCCTTCTGTAAGGAACCTAGACATTCCACTCGTTATCCCATTCAAGATTACGTTGCCTACTCTCATCTCTCTACCGAGTCAAGCAATGGAAGACGAGATTGGGGCCCTACGGGCCAATCAGACGTGGGATCTTGAACTGCTTCCTCCTTGTAAGCGTGTTGTTGGTTGTCGTTGGGTCTTCACGGTTAAACTTAACCCTGATGGTTCTCTACATTGTTTGAAAGCTCGTTTGGTAGTTAAAGACTACTATCAAGCTTATGGTATTGATTATGACGAGACTTTCTCCCAGTTACCAAAATGCCCCCTGTGCATATTTGTATTGCTCTTGCTGCCATTCACCATTGGCCGCTCCACCAACTTGATGTCAGGAACGCCTTTCTTAATGGTGTTCTTAAGGAGGAGATTTATATGGAGTAGCCACCTGGGTTTGTTGTTGAGGAGGAGGCCTCAAAGGTATGCAGATTACTTCTTTAGACACCATTAGGGCCGAAGGATCATTCTGCTCAAACAGCCAAAATGACCACAACCCGTCACCTACTTTTTCAGATCCGATACATTTACCGACAAGTGGGATTATACCTCCCATACCATTTTCGTTAGAAAGTGCCGATCTATTGTCTCTCAAAAATTCAGCTTCATCTAACGCCGAAAAAACCGTCACTCACCgccggaccaccaccaccacgtGTCGCTGCCTCTTTTTCAGATCTGTGTTGTTTTCCGGCAAGCGAGATCTCACCTTCCACACCATTGTACTTAGGAGGTCCTGATCTACAAACCTTGCAAGTTTCGGTCTCATCCGACGCTGGACATGCCACCACGCACTGCCACCCTTTCGTCGCGGATTCCCATGCGCCGGAGCGTGACGCCATTTCCGGTCACCGTTTTTTTCTACAGTAAATGACAAATGTCATTCTAAGTTGTACTAATATTATGATATAACAATAACTTTTGCGAAAAATGTATTAAATTTTAAAAGCTTTACcctttttttataataataatagtaataataatctAATCTAATTATAATAAAAGAGTCTTTCCAATGGCATATGTCATGTAATTCCACTTCGCATTCTCTCATAATAAAGGATTTTATAAAAATGCCACATGGCTTTATTATATTAcctaatcataataataataaatatattaacAATAATAAGTACATTAATATAAGGACCATTATCCACATTAATAAATAATTCTAAATAAACATTCTCTCCCTTAAAAAAATGATATACCATAATGCTTGGATTAATAAATTATACTATATGATATAGcgataaaattataaaaattactTTATCTCAATCGTTAGTTtattattatctataacaaaACTATTACTATATTAACTTTATTTGGTAATATAACACCTCATTAAGATTAACCACATATATTTCTAGAACTAAAtcatttataatattaattattGATAAAGATGGTAAAGTTACAAATAAAACTTCAAATCTAATTTAACTTTTAATATAAGATTCCAATTATTGTCACGTGTTACTTTCGCTTTTAAACTTACAATTTAGAATTACATTTTATTTCAAaatattttttctttcaaaaccttatccttactaatataataaatttaacTTAAATATGTTAATAACCATATTAGGatgtgtgacaactgtgctctgtaaacgatgtacgatgtaaaacaacatcaattatcaataaaacgatgtgttttggtgttaatatttgtgtatatgtgtttgatgattttacgatttgattctagttcgatctcaagctttaaatcgctttctggaaagttatacgcaaactgatgcgtaaacgtaatcagtttaacgcgacaaacactccggaatagtgacataggcttagcatgccttaaataacccttacataacttagaaataagttttggatggtttggtgtgtcgaaaacaagtttattcaatcgTAGGGACAacttgtgtcaaactgcgaaagtatgtcgattcgtatagtaatgaacattccggaacttgatcataagttaaacataccctaaatatcctttacatagtttagaaataggttttgagggatttggtatgcgaaaataaacttatttgatcaatagggactaaaagcatcaaaaagtgcataagtttgcattttcgcgcataccttacgttctgaacatatccggacatccaaaaatttttgtaatcattaaaatattttattttagtgattggaatacAAAAATACCGTTCGTTgtgtaatttggatcgatttcgcGCCCGTTCGAGTTTTCgccgtaattaaccgaataacgcgacCATACGACCatacgaaccgacatccgagataataataagcatgtttcaagtcccctatgctttaacatccttgtagagccttgaaaatgtgttaacggggtttaaacgcgtcGAAAATGGCTTAAACGAGCTGCAGGGATCATTTTTGCCAATTTTCGAAAGTTTCTGTATCTGGTGGGCGCTAGCGTCGCGCGACCCCAAAGGGATGGTGGCATGGCGGCACGCGACAGGTGCATTTTGACAGAAACTCCATTTGCAGCAACCAGCTTGAATTTGAGGGTCTTTTATGCAAATTTCTCAATACTATGAACTAGTTTTAGAGCTCCCATTTTATACTAAACCATGTTCCACAAGTGTATGGTTAGGATTGAACCTTGATTCTTGCAGAAACACTTGTCAATATCCTAAGAATCCAAGCTTACTATAAATAGAAGTGGGTTCTTCACTTCATtcctgtaggaccggttttgacaccgttcgattgcgtatcgtacgtttcacgtgcggaatccgtgaacgtacgtgaccgaacacacgataacgtactactaacgagaATCTATTGAGAAATATGACAATTCGGTACAAGATTCACGATTACaccaactttctctctctactttctctctctataaagtcttctcctccaagtctTCTCTAAATTCTAACTCAAGATCTAACTTAAACTAGTGACATAAcctctatttatatggtcaaggcactttaatgatattacaagtttgccaccttgccatttctaactaaatagacattatgcacttgattacttccggcttttcactacgactcggattgacgcaggcgatagacacgaaatgcatcaacaatctcccccttggatattgccgtagacaatccgtagtgaaactcgtagcgacttgactttctatttgagagactcgaacgaagatgtagtcgacagacaactgcactaacaaactcccccttggatgttgacggaatctttagtgagagtcttcaaatactcttgctcgaacagaatcccagaGGATCTGTATTtacttcagaatcttcaggctccccctttcgtcaagcttccgtgcttttgggatcgacacctggctttctagatacaagctcctttagtgttgagctcgtcttcagactcccccttagactctgctgtcgggatcgtagtctggcttttcgtATCAATAAATTCTGAAACCTGCACATCTTAATCACTCTATTACAACcgaataaagttgtgattcaacttaatgaatcaactaagcATTTGAGAATTATCACATTTAACACTTTATCAAACTAATTCGAAACatttcaatttctgattcaaattaatgtatcatcttaaacatttcaaatcaattaaccaaaccgtctgttcatcatgtttagcctttgagattttgaatatcagcttttcaatatcagttgtcgaaaatctttttgaatttttcaaaatatgaaacataaatgcaaaaacagaaattaaatgcggaaatgaaatatgtacaaacatatttttgtgagtttgtgtaagaggatcatatcagtatttgagacacatcacacgcaccgttaagcttatttcattttaagttctaaacgattcacgttgattgacgatattgttgtccacttaagctcaatctaaaaactttcgaaatgcttaccgatacgttaaggtatattaattatgcactaagttcttatggaccccacgatctcagcatatcccctcatcatgcaatacactaactcaagtaatgcctttaaactttcatcaactgtgatttgtgcgaaaacaaagcagaatgtttaaacattaacaatcaggtcgatacttccgtatacgcagagaaagtccaatgtttaaacaaaataagaaaataaaacaagttgaagttgtttaggctttaaccaccaggtcgatacttccgtatacgcagaggaggtccaaagcttaaacgaaacaccaaagaaaataaagcagaacgtttaggcaacaacatccaggtcgatactcccgtatacgcagaggatgtccgatgcttaaacaaaataaagaaatcaaacaagtttaaatctttgcaaaatgaaatgcacaatcacaacgatttttcagcaaagtagtgaaagttcacaaacttaaccagttttatgtctttcgacaatcagcgattactgagcaggcacacagtcaagaaggacaaaactaagtactatgctttcaaccatgtttcccactagaactaggctttttcacttatatttgtatcgttatcgcaaatctactagtctagctgagcctatcgtcacatcatcagtgagaccatttatcacatttgacatttcatttccttagcatgctgtgatagtccactgatttactatcatttcctctttttcacaacaaaactcatttttcaaatttttcaatgtttttgacattttcaaattttctaatttttttaaaaatttttctccccctaaaatcaaaatatgtttcaattttgattttctgagaaaatttgaaacaaactgtacaaacttgacaacttgatgagaatcacttcaattctccatccacttggcataaacaatcagaactccccctcacaacaaactattttcccattgtgatttcaaaacacttaagtttgtttcaatcaaaatggtttttccggaaaattagttttgtgtgttgtTTCATAAACATGgagtttcatcacattgttcttcaAATTACTatttgtaggaaagatgaatcaagtacaacttaatgtccctgatttatctttgaaaagacgaaaaatcaccagagtgaaatttctcaagaaatgtgccgattcatgttccacgcttaccaacctgggaactccggcaagtcaggtttttctatttgaatagtttcacccaagcctgactgtccttgggtgattttgaattcttgtttatCAATGGAGGAAAGTTcgtatcatccattgttaaacctgaattctcagattttacctcaataaccggctcttctggttttgacgaaccagaatcattgcctgaatgtggcttgtctgactttgacgagccagattcatcgcctgaaggtggcttgtctgacttcgacatgtcagattcatcgccgacctttttctccttcttctttatctcctcttttgtcctcagatttgcatctgatgaattcgacttgcttgactttgcagttgagggagttgattcatcagcactcttattcgatctgtcgggtgaacccgaggacaaaatcttctccagatattctctggccttcttcctcttctttctcagtttgtcttttttcccttgagaaagcttcactttcttttcttgaactttaggttcttggaccttctgttctttgacattctgttctgaaactCTCAGTTCCctgggcttgacagtgactggtttctttgccaatttttgagaattaaccctcaatctttcacttgatttccttgggcaatccctggcaatgtgtccttggatttggcaattatagcatcttcttgtctcaaatctctgtctctggcagttaacagcaatgtgtccttgatatccacatttgtagcacactctgttatcataccaatcaccattgtcataccaaacgcttagatcaaagcattgtttggcttggtgatactctttcctcttcttgattgttggatttggcttttgagcactgtggttaaacctgcaccacttattaccaacaatttttgaattttcgtttttcaatttttgtgctttttgaatgcgattggatgatcgatctgatgagcttttattttctttttgtacaattttctcagttttaactttttgtttttgttctacactctccttaacaggtttctgctttgaacattcacctatttcagtagattgcaaaacagtatttttgaatttttcttttaattctaaaaacaatttttgtttttcaatttttgtattttcatcatcagatttctcatcacaatcttcaactttgacagagtcaaagtttgtgacacagtcacttattggaacttcattgattggttttggacagggaaattTCAAACCATCAGATgaaatcacaaaacctttcaatttcttctcgaGCTCATCAATTTTCTTCCtagaattctcagcttcattttcaaactGAGATATTTTACTGAGCTGAGAAGCAATTGTATTTTCATTCACAATTTTGTTTTTCtcaaaaattgatttttcatcttctaaaatttttatttgattttgaaattctgtttctttttctttcaaaactttgttttccagctttatccaagaaacatctttattttcacttttaattttttcaaaatctttgtTTTCTAATAACAAACTCTCAATATTCTTCaaaagtttgtcattttcagatttcagttTTTCATAGTTCAAGCGCaactccagaatctgttcatcatcagctttcttctcaatcttcaaagttttgttttccaatgtcaaactctccatatccttcaagagtttggcattgtctgattcagatttatcacattttgagcacactgGTTCAGTACTTGAAGCTTCATTTTTCTCGGATTCTTCATTTTTCGACACTATCTCTGTCTCTGTCTTGTATTTgcctgcacaaaaaattttaacaaaatcaagaggattcatactttcatctagataacaacccctcttaatatcatatttcataaCATTTTTTGCTACAAGACAAATATTGACTCTTCTTCTCATTTCAATAATCACATCCAAACTTATTTTTTCCAATTCTTTTTCGATTCCATTCAtcaactctttctttttcttttcattttcataCTTGTGTGTTTTGAGCTTATTGATAAATTCACTTGGATAAAAATTTGAGAACCTAGAATCCTTTTTCAATTCAATCAAAAATTCATCCCACTCTGAAGGTAACGCGtctgcaaattttgatattttttcagCATTTGACATTCCTATCTCGTACCTTCTTAAATTGTCAAGTAAGCTTTCATACCGCTTTTCCAACTCATTAACTGTTTCATCTTTCTTACACAAAAAACATTCAAGTCTTTTAACCCAAATATTCTTATTCTCATTCTGATATCTACTACCCCAAACCCCATCAAACCAATCatttaacctttcaaggttatcgTTTTCCTGTTCGTCAAACATTTTCATCTCACTTTCTTTGTTAAGTGACGTGATTAAAGTTTTTATTTAAGTTCGAAGTCCACAAAATTTCAATGTCTTGATATTTGCTCCTTGTAAAAACACTTCGAATCTCCTGCAAACACACAATCACACGATTAGTTTGAAAATATAAAACTCTCAAACACAACGAATTATGATTAGGCCTTTGTTATTAAAATGGACGGTGATGTTGGGCTAGGATTGGGCCAAACTTGATCTATGGGCGGTGCAATAATGATCGGTGAACAACTACAAACACATCAAACTTCAATTAATGGGCAGCACTTATCCACATCGATAATTGGGTTGGGCGGTGCTTGAATAACTATTGGTCAATGTTTTTAATAGTGGGCGGTGGTACAAGATTTCTAAATCACATATCAGCCGACAACTAATCaaacatgaatatatacaaaGCCTTTGATTGGGCCTTTAATTGGCGGTTGTCTTAAAGGATTGGGCGGTGGAAATTGATAACAGCAACTGACCAACAAAAAGATTATTCACAAAACTTTGATTGTGATGAACTGACAAATAGTCACGTGAAGACGATGACTAATAAGCGACTCCTATCACACCTTTGGAGCAGACCACATGCTGACAAATAAGCGATTCATAGTTGACATTTTGGAGCGGTTCACACATATGACCCTAGGAGCGATTCAGCACTTGTTTGTATAAGCGATCCAACCCAAGTACGTCGTATGAGCGATCCAAGACTTTTCACAAGAGCGAACCACAACTGAAAGTTGACGCAATTTCAGACCAAAAATCTGCAATATCTCCAAAACTACATGgaatttcgatctgaaacttggtagggttctAATTCAATATTTTTCGCACAATATACTTGAATTTCAGACGAATCGGACCgtgtttaccctttcaatttgacgaaaaacgatgaaaaacgtaagaaatgagtagaaagtgatgaaattgatgaaattcggatctgatttggctctgaatcggctgaaatctggtacgaattgatgtgtttgatcaagcaatcgagctcctagctctgataccaattgtaggaccggttttgacaccgttcgattgcgtatcGTACGTTTCACGTGcagaatccgtgaacgtacgtgaccgaacacacgataacgtactactaacgagaATCTATTGAGAAATATGACAATTCGGTACAAGATTCACGATTACaccaactttctctctctactttctctctctagaaagtcttctcctccaagtctT
The sequence above is drawn from the Helianthus annuus cultivar XRQ/B chromosome 12, HanXRQr2.0-SUNRISE, whole genome shotgun sequence genome and encodes:
- the LOC110901597 gene encoding uncharacterized mitochondrial protein AtMg00820-like, which codes for MEDEIGALRANQTWDLELLPPCKRVVGCRWVFTVKLNPDGSLHCLKARLVVKDYYQAYGIDYDETFSQLPKCPLCIFVLLLLPFTIGRSTNLMSGTPFLMVFLRRRFIWSSHLGLLLRRRPQRYADYFFRHH